The following coding sequences lie in one Desulfobaccales bacterium genomic window:
- a CDS encoding cytochrome c3 family protein — MPVRSRLFPAALTLAVLFAFLASLLGTGVPGPAEAGKGGKPKPGGSGHHGVTTYEGSATCKQCHSNKVQEVLNSEHYKWAGKLGKINDFCTYPDINWLQQIAVTAPDGTTKNTVTGCASCHVSYGDFTPPAVGGTMPVQEDKIDCLICHSDAYKRVGTLVNGKPALVMDPSLNPATVLAAIKKTPSAQACLNCHARAGGGNAIKQGDLELAMANPAFDLDVHLASSAVGGAGLNCISCHTVSTHKIAGKGNDLRVAEGSGLKTCVTCHGTAPHGSGNLNKHYSREKQPLDCTVCHIPSYARGLPTETRRDFSVPAEFDLAVGRWEPLRTLGEDLLPVWRTWNGTSFFYNLGTAISGDTLTLAGPNAGTRLYPFKVHTARMAVDQANRLIPLKSAPLWSRGDLNLARVQGELEVFGNNLTSVRFVEATRYFGLYHQVAPKDQAKQVCARCHR, encoded by the coding sequence ATGCCTGTCAGATCACGCCTCTTTCCAGCCGCCCTCACCCTGGCGGTCCTCTTCGCCTTCCTGGCGTCTCTCTTAGGGACCGGAGTCCCCGGCCCGGCCGAGGCCGGCAAGGGCGGGAAACCCAAACCCGGCGGCTCCGGCCACCACGGGGTCACCACCTATGAGGGCAGCGCCACCTGCAAGCAGTGCCACAGCAACAAGGTGCAGGAGGTCCTTAACTCGGAACACTATAAGTGGGCCGGAAAGCTGGGAAAAATCAATGACTTCTGCACCTACCCCGACATCAACTGGCTGCAGCAGATCGCCGTCACGGCCCCCGACGGCACCACGAAAAACACTGTCACCGGCTGCGCCTCCTGCCATGTGAGCTATGGGGACTTCACGCCGCCGGCGGTGGGCGGCACCATGCCGGTGCAGGAGGACAAAATCGACTGCCTCATCTGCCACTCCGACGCCTACAAGCGGGTGGGCACCCTGGTGAACGGCAAGCCCGCCCTGGTCATGGACCCCAGCCTCAACCCGGCCACGGTACTGGCGGCCATCAAAAAGACGCCCTCGGCCCAGGCCTGCCTGAATTGCCACGCCCGGGCCGGCGGGGGCAATGCCATCAAGCAGGGCGACCTGGAGCTGGCCATGGCCAACCCCGCCTTCGACCTGGACGTGCATCTGGCCAGCTCTGCCGTGGGCGGGGCCGGGCTGAACTGCATCTCCTGCCACACCGTGAGCACCCACAAGATCGCCGGCAAGGGGAACGACCTCCGGGTGGCGGAGGGGAGCGGCCTGAAGACCTGCGTCACCTGCCACGGCACCGCGCCCCACGGCTCCGGCAACCTCAACAAGCACTACAGCCGGGAAAAGCAGCCCCTGGACTGCACCGTCTGCCACATCCCCAGCTACGCCCGGGGTCTGCCCACCGAGACCCGGCGGGATTTCAGCGTCCCGGCGGAGTTCGACCTGGCCGTGGGCCGCTGGGAGCCCCTACGCACCCTGGGGGAGGATCTGCTGCCGGTGTGGCGCACCTGGAACGGCACCTCCTTCTTCTATAACCTGGGCACCGCCATCAGCGGCGACACCCTCACCCTGGCCGGCCCCAACGCCGGCACCCGGCTCTACCCCTTCAAAGTGCACACCGCCCGCATGGCGGTGGACCAGGCCAACCGGCTCATCCCCCTGAAATCCGCGCCCTTGTGGAGCCGGGGGGACCTGAATCTGGCCCGGGTTCAGGGCGAGCTGGAGGTCTTCGGGAACAATCTCACCAGCGTGCGCTTCGTGGAGGCCACCCGCTATTTCGGCCTTTACCACCAGGTGGCTCCCAAGGACCAGGCCAAGCAGGTCTGCGCCCGCTGCCATAGGTAG
- a CDS encoding HlyD family efflux transporter periplasmic adaptor subunit gives MKQVHSPGRLAAWLLLALFLPASSALAAREAEAPAREPGEVQIIGKLSCSLKRAVLLPYAAEITALAVTPGQAVQAGQEVGRFRLTPEAIQTLRRRLAPPRGPELEAQLAQLDKDLTAAEARWHTARTLAKEQLASRRELAETERAVQSLRRSRSALAHSLSEERRLVQEERRLVARQLGVSLPAAGVPTEGRLVAPISGHILWVHPELRVGAEMKGGEPVLQVGVLDPMLLRARVHERDLPSLSPGMEARVAVDTFPQRTFTARLSRLPWSSPGAVEEPAYFEAEFLLPNPDLALKEGLKATIILKKP, from the coding sequence ATGAAACAGGTCCATTCCCCCGGTCGTCTGGCCGCTTGGCTGCTGCTGGCTTTATTTCTCCCTGCGAGCTCTGCGCTGGCCGCCCGGGAGGCGGAGGCCCCGGCCCGGGAGCCGGGGGAGGTGCAGATCATCGGCAAGCTCTCCTGTTCCCTGAAGCGGGCGGTGCTGTTGCCCTATGCCGCGGAAATTACTGCGCTGGCCGTAACCCCCGGGCAGGCGGTGCAGGCAGGGCAGGAGGTGGGCCGTTTTCGCCTCACCCCGGAGGCGATCCAGACCCTGCGCCGTCGCCTGGCGCCCCCCCGGGGTCCGGAGCTGGAGGCCCAGTTGGCGCAGCTGGACAAGGACCTGACCGCCGCCGAGGCCCGCTGGCATACCGCCCGGACCCTGGCCAAAGAGCAGCTGGCCTCCCGGCGGGAGCTGGCCGAGACGGAGAGGGCGGTCCAGTCCCTGCGACGCAGCCGCAGCGCCCTGGCCCACAGCCTGAGCGAAGAGCGGCGCCTGGTCCAGGAAGAGCGCCGGCTGGTCGCCCGGCAGTTGGGGGTATCCCTGCCGGCTGCCGGGGTTCCCACGGAGGGCCGCCTCGTCGCCCCCATCTCCGGCCATATCCTGTGGGTGCACCCCGAGCTTCGGGTAGGGGCGGAAATGAAGGGGGGCGAGCCGGTTCTCCAGGTGGGGGTCCTTGACCCCATGCTCCTCAGGGCCCGGGTGCATGAACGGGACTTGCCGTCCCTCAGCCCCGGGATGGAGGCCCGGGTGGCGGTGGACACCTTCCCCCAGCGCACCTTCACCGCCCGCCTGTCCCGCCTTCCCTGGTCCTCCCCGGGGGCGGTGGAGGAGCCGGCTTATTTTGAGGCCGAGTTTCTCCTCCCCAACCCGGACCTGGCGCTGAAGGAGGGCCTCAAGGCCACTATAATCCTGAAGAAACCCTGA
- a CDS encoding ABC transporter permease, translated as MLRRLRRMVKKELIQALRDPRLRLFVILPPLIQLIIYGYAINFDLKNIDTGVLDQDLSRASRQLVSRFAATEYFAVNHFLREPGEISQLMDRNRVTLVVRFAQDFGRELAGGRPARLQLILDGTDSNSALVVARYAAQVLADYQEELAAARLSALGLPPELARPVRLEPRAWFNENLISRWSFVPGVIAMVVMLVSLMLTALAVVREKELGTMEQILVTPLRPLEFLLGKTIPFVLIALLDVVLVTLVGIYWFEVPFRGSLAVLFLGTLFFLFNSVGLGLLISTVSATQQQAMMAGTFFFTPAILLSGLVFPLRNMPEAVQYLTYLNPLRYFIIIIQDVFLKGVGLEVLWPQMLGLGLLGLALLTFSVLRSQRHLG; from the coding sequence ATGCTGAGACGACTGCGACGCATGGTGAAAAAGGAGCTCATCCAGGCGCTCAGGGACCCGCGCCTGAGGCTCTTCGTCATCCTGCCGCCCCTGATCCAGCTCATCATTTACGGCTATGCCATCAACTTCGACCTGAAGAACATCGACACCGGGGTGCTGGACCAGGACCTGAGCCGGGCCAGCCGCCAGCTCGTGAGCCGTTTTGCCGCCACCGAATATTTCGCCGTGAACCATTTTCTCCGGGAGCCGGGGGAGATCAGCCAGCTCATGGACCGTAACCGGGTGACCCTGGTCGTGCGCTTTGCCCAGGATTTCGGCCGGGAGCTGGCCGGCGGCCGGCCGGCCCGGCTGCAGCTCATCCTGGATGGCACCGACTCCAACAGTGCCCTGGTGGTGGCCCGCTACGCCGCCCAGGTGCTGGCGGACTATCAGGAGGAGCTGGCCGCGGCGCGGCTCAGTGCCCTGGGGCTGCCCCCGGAGCTGGCCCGGCCGGTGCGCCTGGAGCCCCGGGCCTGGTTCAATGAGAACCTCATCAGCCGCTGGTCCTTTGTGCCCGGGGTCATCGCCATGGTGGTCATGCTGGTGAGCCTGATGCTCACCGCCCTGGCGGTGGTGCGGGAAAAGGAGCTGGGCACCATGGAGCAGATTTTGGTGACGCCCTTGCGGCCGCTGGAATTTCTTTTGGGGAAGACCATCCCCTTTGTGCTCATTGCGCTGCTGGACGTGGTGCTGGTGACCCTGGTGGGGATCTATTGGTTCGAGGTGCCTTTCCGGGGCAGTCTGGCGGTGCTCTTTTTGGGGACGCTCTTTTTTCTCTTTAATTCCGTGGGCCTGGGGCTGCTCATCTCCACGGTGTCCGCCACCCAGCAGCAGGCCATGATGGCGGGCACCTTCTTTTTTACGCCGGCCATTCTCTTGTCCGGGCTGGTCTTCCCCCTCCGCAACATGCCCGAGGCGGTGCAGTATCTCACCTATCTCAACCCCTTGCGGTATTTCATCATCATCATCCAGGATGTCTTCCTCAAAGGGGTGGGCCTGGAGGTGCTCTGGCCTCAGATGCTGGGCCTGGGGCTCCTGGGGTTGGCCCTGCTGACGTTCAGCGTGCTGCGCTCCCAGCGGCATCTGGGGTAA
- a CDS encoding ABC transporter permease, which produces MNLQRTLAVFRKEFIHIKRDPSSLVQAILLPVMLLLLYGYALTFDITEVPVAVWDREQSRASRELVNRFGASRYFTVAYQVQGSEEIARLLDRRRIWLALVLPHDFSRYLETGEPAPVQAIVDGTDANTANIILGYVQGVLAEYSREVAQNRLRARGFDRPLVELKSEVRVWFNEDLESRNYIVPGLIVVIMTMVGSLLTALTIVRERERGSMEGLIATPLKKWELIFGKLGPYFLIGMVDMFIALGMGKFLFDVPLRGSVPLLIVLSALFLVVMLGQGLLISVLSINQLQAYQMATLFTFLPAFLLSGFVFAIKQMPPALQLVSYLVPSRYFVTISKGIYLKGVGLALLWSEVLILLAFAVFFLVTAQRRLVKKIR; this is translated from the coding sequence ATGAACCTGCAGCGCACCCTGGCCGTTTTTCGCAAGGAGTTCATCCACATCAAACGGGATCCCTCCAGCCTGGTGCAGGCCATTCTCCTGCCGGTGATGCTCCTGTTGCTCTACGGCTACGCCCTCACCTTCGACATCACCGAGGTGCCGGTGGCGGTCTGGGACCGGGAGCAGAGCCGGGCCTCCCGGGAGCTGGTCAACCGCTTCGGGGCCTCCCGCTACTTCACCGTGGCCTACCAGGTCCAGGGCTCCGAGGAGATCGCCCGGCTGCTGGACCGACGCCGCATCTGGCTGGCCTTGGTGCTGCCCCACGATTTCTCCCGTTATCTGGAGACCGGAGAGCCGGCGCCGGTGCAGGCCATCGTGGACGGCACCGACGCCAACACCGCCAATATCATCTTGGGCTATGTGCAAGGAGTGCTGGCCGAATACAGCCGGGAGGTGGCGCAAAACCGCCTCCGGGCCCGGGGGTTTGACCGGCCCCTGGTGGAGCTCAAAAGCGAGGTTAGGGTGTGGTTCAATGAGGACCTGGAGAGCAGAAACTACATCGTCCCCGGCCTCATTGTGGTCATCATGACCATGGTGGGCTCGCTCCTCACCGCCCTCACCATCGTCCGGGAACGGGAGCGGGGCAGCATGGAGGGGCTCATTGCCACCCCCTTGAAGAAATGGGAGCTCATCTTCGGGAAACTGGGCCCCTACTTCCTCATCGGCATGGTGGACATGTTCATCGCCCTGGGGATGGGGAAGTTCCTCTTCGATGTGCCCTTGCGGGGCAGCGTCCCCCTCCTGATCGTGCTGTCCGCCCTCTTTCTGGTGGTGATGCTGGGCCAGGGGCTCCTTATTTCGGTCCTGTCCATCAACCAGCTCCAGGCCTACCAGATGGCCACCCTGTTCACCTTCCTGCCGGCGTTTCTGCTTTCCGGCTTTGTCTTTGCCATCAAACAGATGCCCCCGGCCCTGCAGCTGGTGAGTTATCTGGTGCCCTCCCGTTATTTCGTCACCATCTCCAAGGGCATCTACCTCAAGGGCGTCGGGCTCGCTCTGCTGTGGAGCGAGGTGCTGATCCTCCTGGCCTTTGCCGTCTTCTTTCTGGTGACGGCCCAGCGCCGGCTGGTCAAGAAGATCCGCTAA
- a CDS encoding TolC family protein produces the protein MALMALLSLLSPAAAGPGATGITSPPADFTTLVGVALRQSPYFSRSALEIEVRRLDEKDSKSDYLPTITLRTKFYPHQPERAGAVNQRDYSLDVAIESYNPLVAHYSLKIRQLLTRLAVLSHLRVIADGLRQLGNAFLELEALSRLAGIQDRLLEVSRRQETYVRRLLELGEVTPLEVKVAAQEGEVLRGEKARLAAAQTRLKERLRDFVGLKPEEPLDLDLRQGRKQVLGLGEPRDWTQQEPRSYEARMEAIKRELQSWNITLAKLRLLPGLTAAVQTPDPVAVTGVRGYFFSVGLTWPVFDGFKRLRDVTRQKTLLAQAEAEGAVKESDFRARWREAVDKLQAAAAARELARSQVELARLKERQAELRFQGGEPLSVALAAQRSRLEAEAQLISRELEHDQALLEMRALSGDLVKAYVSERDWLP, from the coding sequence ATGGCGCTGATGGCCCTCCTTTCCCTTCTCTCCCCCGCGGCCGCCGGCCCCGGCGCCACCGGGATCACGTCTCCTCCAGCTGACTTTACCACCCTGGTCGGTGTCGCCCTGCGGCAGTCCCCCTATTTCAGCCGCAGCGCCCTGGAAATCGAGGTCCGGCGGCTGGATGAAAAGGACAGCAAATCGGATTACCTGCCCACCATCACCCTGAGGACCAAATTTTATCCTCACCAGCCGGAGCGGGCCGGGGCGGTGAATCAGCGGGATTACTCCCTGGATGTGGCCATTGAGTCTTACAACCCCCTGGTGGCCCACTACAGCCTCAAGATCCGCCAGCTCCTCACCCGCCTGGCGGTGCTCTCGCACCTGCGGGTCATTGCCGATGGCCTGCGGCAATTGGGGAATGCCTTTCTGGAACTGGAGGCCCTGTCCCGGCTGGCGGGTATCCAGGACCGCCTGCTGGAGGTGAGCCGACGCCAGGAGACCTATGTCCGGCGCCTGTTGGAGCTGGGGGAGGTCACCCCCCTGGAGGTGAAGGTCGCAGCCCAGGAAGGCGAGGTGCTCAGGGGGGAGAAGGCCCGCCTGGCGGCGGCCCAGACCCGCCTGAAAGAGAGGCTGAGGGATTTTGTGGGCCTGAAGCCGGAGGAGCCCCTGGATCTCGACCTGCGGCAGGGGCGTAAACAAGTGTTGGGTTTAGGTGAGCCCCGGGACTGGACCCAGCAGGAACCCCGCTCCTACGAGGCCCGCATGGAAGCCATCAAAAGGGAGCTGCAGTCCTGGAACATCACCCTGGCGAAACTGCGGCTTCTCCCGGGTTTGACGGCCGCGGTGCAGACTCCGGACCCCGTGGCCGTGACCGGGGTGCGGGGCTATTTCTTTTCCGTGGGCCTCACCTGGCCGGTATTTGACGGCTTCAAGCGCCTGAGGGATGTCACCCGGCAAAAGACCCTCCTGGCTCAGGCGGAGGCGGAGGGTGCCGTCAAAGAGAGCGATTTCCGCGCCCGCTGGCGGGAGGCGGTGGACAAACTTCAGGCCGCGGCCGCAGCCCGGGAGTTGGCCCGCTCCCAGGTGGAGCTGGCCCGCCTGAAGGAGCGCCAGGCGGAACTTCGGTTTCAGGGCGGCGAGCCCCTCTCGGTGGCCCTGGCCGCCCAACGCAGCCGGCTGGAGGCGGAAGCCCAGCTCATCTCCCGGGAATTGGAGCATGACCAGGCCTTGCTGGAGATGCGCGCCCTTTCCGGTGATCTGGTGAAAGCGTATGTCTCCGAGAGAGACTGGCTTCCTTAG
- a CDS encoding efflux RND transporter periplasmic adaptor subunit, with translation MPSQEADLQVKPRASVLRRLPLVVLLLLLAGGGLWWWQRHSLPQERGLRLTGHIEATETHLGFKVPGIIAAIYFEEGQEVRAGQLVAELDDQDLKQELAAAEARLAAARANLARLEAGYRPQEVREAQAAVGQAQADYDDKEREFRRFQALFERRVVAAQTRDRAEAAFLMAQEALKRAQERYDLVRSGFRKEDIEQGQAELRQAEAQRELAHTRLGYARITAPVTAIVLSRPAEPGQVAQVGATVLTLGDLDNLWFEGWLPETQLGQVRYGQKAQVTTDSYPGKIYPGWVSYIASKAEFTPKMVETFKERVTLVYRTKIRVENPNYELKPGMPAEAVILPE, from the coding sequence ATGCCTTCCCAAGAAGCCGACCTCCAAGTCAAGCCAAGAGCCTCAGTTCTGCGGCGTCTTCCGCTGGTGGTCCTGCTCCTCCTTCTGGCGGGGGGCGGCCTGTGGTGGTGGCAACGCCACAGCCTCCCCCAAGAGAGGGGCCTGCGCCTCACCGGCCACATCGAAGCCACCGAGACCCACCTGGGCTTCAAGGTTCCCGGCATCATCGCGGCCATTTATTTTGAGGAAGGTCAGGAGGTCCGAGCCGGGCAACTGGTGGCGGAGCTGGATGACCAGGACCTCAAGCAGGAGCTGGCCGCGGCGGAAGCCCGGCTGGCCGCCGCCCGGGCCAACCTGGCCCGGCTGGAGGCGGGCTACCGCCCCCAGGAGGTGCGGGAGGCCCAGGCCGCCGTGGGTCAGGCCCAGGCCGACTATGACGACAAGGAGCGGGAATTCCGGCGCTTTCAGGCCCTCTTTGAGCGCCGGGTGGTCGCCGCCCAGACCCGGGACCGGGCCGAAGCCGCCTTCCTCATGGCCCAGGAGGCCCTGAAGCGGGCCCAGGAGCGTTACGACCTGGTGCGCTCCGGGTTCCGAAAGGAGGACATCGAGCAGGGTCAGGCCGAGCTCCGGCAGGCCGAGGCGCAGCGGGAGCTGGCCCACACCCGTCTGGGCTACGCCCGCATCACCGCGCCGGTCACCGCCATCGTGCTCTCCCGGCCGGCGGAACCCGGCCAGGTGGCCCAGGTGGGGGCCACCGTTCTCACCCTGGGGGACCTGGACAACCTCTGGTTTGAAGGCTGGCTGCCGGAAACCCAGCTCGGGCAAGTGCGCTACGGCCAGAAGGCCCAGGTGACCACTGACTCATACCCGGGCAAGATCTACCCCGGCTGGGTCTCCTACATCGCCAGCAAGGCCGAGTTCACCCCCAAGATGGTGGAGACCTTCAAGGAGCGGGTCACCCTGGTCTACCGCACCAAGATCCGGGTGGAGAACCCCAACTACGAGCTCAAGCCGGGCATGCCGGCGGAGGCGGTGATCCTGCCGGAGTGA
- a CDS encoding hydrogenase maturation protease, with amino-acid sequence MAERQRPKRGRPPRVLIAGLGNLLLRDDGVGVQAVRLLQAKPPSGVLVAEVGTQVLGALHLLEWADRVLALDALMAGGPPGTIYACRESDVALEAVQASLHELGLRAALHFLPRERRPEVFILGLEPASLEPGLELSPPVQAALPRFLELARDSAARLRGW; translated from the coding sequence ATGGCTGAGCGGCAGAGGCCCAAAAGGGGGCGGCCGCCCCGGGTGCTGATCGCCGGGTTGGGGAACCTGCTCCTCCGGGATGACGGGGTGGGGGTGCAGGCGGTGCGGCTGCTGCAAGCCAAGCCGCCCTCCGGGGTGCTGGTGGCGGAGGTGGGGACCCAGGTGCTGGGGGCCCTGCATCTGTTGGAGTGGGCCGACCGGGTGCTGGCCCTGGACGCCCTCATGGCCGGCGGGCCTCCCGGCACCATCTATGCCTGCCGGGAAAGCGACGTGGCCCTGGAGGCGGTCCAGGCCTCCCTGCATGAGCTGGGCCTGCGGGCGGCGCTGCACTTTCTGCCCCGCGAGCGCCGCCCGGAGGTCTTCATCTTGGGGCTGGAACCCGCCAGCCTGGAGCCGGGCCTGGAGCTCTCCCCGCCGGTCCAGGCGGCCCTGCCCCGTTTCCTGGAGCTGGCCCGGGACAGCGCCGCCCGCCTGCGAGGCTGGTAG
- a CDS encoding hydrogenase small subunit translates to MPISRRDFLKYCSAAAAALGLSGTDLLRLEQVLADPTAPTVLWLHGSSCSGCSVSFLNYIAASDPTDPGDILLSHINLAYHPVLMAPAGLPAYQAAEAAYAQGNYVLVVEGAVATQYSGRCCWPWANSTGEEETFLAVVTRYVSKAAQVVCAGSCSAFGGIPAAGSNPTLAKSVQAVTGKATLNIPGCPCHPNWLVWALVQILLGKSISKDSFGRPTALFGSKVHDKCPRKGKPKDATLGGSGCLRDLGCRGPDTEANCPLLKWNNAQSWCIEANAPCYGCTEPGFPGSTPFYKFPAG, encoded by the coding sequence ATGCCCATCAGTCGCCGTGATTTTCTCAAATACTGCAGTGCCGCGGCCGCGGCTCTGGGGCTGAGCGGCACGGATCTGCTGCGGCTGGAGCAGGTCCTGGCCGACCCCACCGCGCCCACGGTGCTCTGGCTGCACGGCAGCAGCTGCTCCGGCTGCTCCGTGTCCTTCCTCAATTACATCGCCGCCAGCGACCCCACCGACCCCGGCGATATCCTGCTGAGCCACATCAACCTGGCCTACCATCCGGTGCTCATGGCCCCGGCGGGTCTGCCGGCCTATCAGGCGGCCGAGGCGGCCTACGCCCAGGGGAACTATGTCCTGGTGGTGGAGGGGGCGGTGGCCACCCAGTACAGCGGCCGCTGCTGCTGGCCCTGGGCCAACAGCACCGGTGAGGAGGAGACCTTTCTGGCCGTGGTGACCCGGTATGTGAGCAAGGCCGCCCAGGTGGTCTGCGCCGGCAGTTGCTCGGCCTTCGGCGGCATCCCCGCCGCCGGCAGCAACCCCACCCTGGCCAAAAGCGTCCAGGCGGTGACCGGGAAGGCCACCCTCAATATCCCCGGGTGCCCCTGCCACCCCAACTGGCTGGTGTGGGCCCTGGTGCAGATCCTTCTGGGCAAGAGCATCAGCAAAGACAGCTTCGGCCGGCCCACTGCCCTCTTCGGCAGCAAAGTGCATGACAAGTGCCCCCGGAAGGGCAAACCCAAGGATGCGACCCTGGGCGGCAGCGGCTGCCTGCGGGATCTGGGCTGCCGGGGGCCGGATACCGAGGCCAACTGCCCCCTGCTGAAGTGGAACAACGCCCAGAGCTGGTGCATCGAGGCCAACGCCCCCTGTTATGGCTGCACCGAGCCCGGCTTTCCCGGAAGCACCCCCTTTTACAAGTTTCCTGCCGGATAA
- a CDS encoding ABC transporter ATP-binding protein, producing MQPIIEVQGLTKDFGRFRAVDGVSFTVYQGEIFGFLGPNGAGKSTTIRMLLGLLRPSGGTGRVAGYDLIREQARIKANVGYMSQRFSLYEDLTAEENLEFFGGVYGLPEERLRTRIAEVLELVGLTARRRDLTRTLALGLKQRLALASAMLHEPPLLFLDEPTSGVDPVARRTFWDLIYHLASQGVTVLVTTHYLDEAEFCDRLILISQGRLIAQGTPRELKAQVTDRLLAVYPDPERLSEALAAAREIPQATEVAVFGAGLHVAFPPEEQGEALLAQALAARGVKIRELKPVSPTLEDAFIALTRRASQHTS from the coding sequence ATGCAACCCATCATTGAGGTTCAGGGTCTGACCAAGGACTTCGGCCGCTTCCGGGCGGTGGACGGGGTGAGCTTCACGGTGTATCAGGGGGAGATCTTCGGTTTTCTCGGCCCCAACGGCGCCGGCAAGTCCACCACCATCCGCATGCTTCTGGGGCTGCTGCGGCCCAGCGGCGGCACCGGCCGGGTGGCAGGGTATGACCTAATCAGGGAGCAGGCCCGCATCAAGGCGAACGTGGGCTACATGTCCCAGCGCTTCAGCCTCTATGAGGATCTCACCGCCGAGGAGAACCTGGAGTTCTTCGGCGGGGTCTACGGCCTCCCCGAGGAGCGCCTGCGGACCCGGATCGCCGAGGTGCTGGAGCTGGTGGGGCTGACGGCGCGACGCCGGGACCTGACCCGCACCTTGGCCTTGGGCCTGAAACAGCGGCTGGCCCTGGCCTCCGCCATGCTCCATGAGCCGCCCCTCCTCTTTTTGGATGAGCCCACCAGCGGCGTGGACCCCGTGGCCCGGCGCACCTTCTGGGACCTGATTTATCACCTGGCCTCCCAGGGGGTGACGGTCCTGGTGACCACCCACTACCTGGATGAGGCGGAGTTCTGTGACCGGCTCATCCTCATTTCCCAAGGCCGGCTCATCGCCCAGGGCACTCCCCGGGAGCTGAAGGCCCAGGTGACGGATCGCCTCCTGGCGGTCTATCCCGATCCCGAGCGCTTGTCGGAGGCCCTGGCCGCGGCCCGGGAGATCCCCCAGGCCACCGAGGTGGCGGTCTTCGGCGCCGGCCTGCACGTGGCCTTTCCTCCGGAGGAACAGGGAGAGGCGCTCCTGGCCCAGGCCCTGGCGGCCCGGGGGGTGAAGATCCGGGAGCTCAAGCCAGTGTCCCCCACCCTGGAGGACGCCTTCATCGCCCTCACCCGCCGGGCCTCCCAGCACACCTCATGA
- a CDS encoding nickel-dependent hydrogenase large subunit — protein sequence MPKGKPKPPPTPTSTVRIIDPVTRIEGHLRISVTLTPDATGKLVVSDAQSTGTLFRGFENILVGRHPWDAQHITQRICGVCPVSHGMAAVLALDAASQVTVPANARIMRNLVMGANLIDSHILHFYHLTLPDYVTPPAMNMPPWNTDWVHDESFSDSEANTLAAHYLEALKARRLAHEMGAIFGGKLPHPPAYVPGGFTTTPTAEKLSRFEAYLTQVIDFINNYYIPDVQFLVSRYPAYDAIGQGYGNLLAFGCFEEGNGSLFLKRGRLPWGSATVQAVDVGKIAEFVKYSWYADATGGLTPAAGVTTPVDPDSKTTAYSWLKAPRYEGVPYEAGPLARMVVNNLYPAGKVSVNDRHLARAFEALEVAEQMRLWLNQLRSGLGQPTYVRQAVPLNAAGVGLTEAPRGALGHWLEITNGKISRYQVITPTCWNASPRDANGRRGPLEEALIGTPVADPERPVEVLRVVHSFDPCLACAVHVLRPEAGRKIFPVAHG from the coding sequence ATGCCCAAAGGGAAACCCAAACCGCCGCCGACCCCGACCAGTACCGTCCGGATCATCGACCCGGTGACCCGGATTGAGGGCCATCTGCGCATCAGCGTCACCCTGACCCCGGACGCCACCGGCAAACTGGTGGTGAGCGACGCCCAGTCCACCGGCACGCTGTTTCGGGGCTTCGAAAATATTCTGGTGGGCCGGCATCCCTGGGACGCCCAGCATATCACTCAGCGCATCTGCGGAGTCTGCCCGGTGTCCCACGGTATGGCCGCGGTCCTGGCCCTGGATGCCGCCTCCCAGGTGACGGTGCCGGCCAATGCCCGTATCATGCGCAACCTGGTGATGGGCGCCAATCTCATCGACTCCCACATCCTGCATTTTTATCACCTGACCCTGCCGGACTATGTGACCCCGCCGGCCATGAACATGCCACCCTGGAACACCGACTGGGTGCATGACGAAAGTTTCAGCGACAGTGAGGCCAACACCCTGGCGGCCCATTACCTGGAGGCCCTGAAAGCAAGGCGGCTGGCCCACGAAATGGGGGCCATCTTCGGAGGCAAGCTCCCCCACCCGCCGGCGTATGTGCCGGGGGGCTTCACCACCACCCCCACGGCGGAGAAGCTCAGCCGCTTTGAGGCCTATCTCACTCAGGTTATTGATTTTATTAACAATTATTACATCCCCGATGTGCAGTTCCTGGTGAGCCGCTACCCGGCCTACGACGCCATCGGCCAAGGCTACGGGAATCTTCTGGCCTTCGGCTGCTTCGAGGAAGGCAACGGCAGCCTGTTTCTCAAGCGGGGTCGCCTCCCCTGGGGCAGCGCCACGGTGCAAGCGGTGGATGTCGGGAAGATCGCCGAGTTTGTGAAGTATTCCTGGTATGCCGATGCCACCGGCGGCCTCACTCCGGCCGCAGGGGTCACCACGCCCGTGGATCCGGACAGCAAAACCACGGCCTATTCCTGGCTGAAGGCGCCCCGTTATGAGGGCGTGCCTTATGAGGCGGGGCCGCTGGCCCGCATGGTGGTGAACAATCTCTATCCCGCCGGCAAGGTGTCGGTGAATGACCGCCATCTGGCCCGGGCCTTTGAGGCCCTGGAAGTGGCGGAGCAGATGCGTCTGTGGCTCAACCAGCTCAGGAGCGGCTTGGGCCAGCCCACGTATGTGCGCCAGGCGGTGCCCCTGAACGCCGCCGGGGTGGGCCTCACCGAAGCCCCCCGGGGGGCCCTGGGCCACTGGCTGGAGATTACCAACGGCAAGATCTCCCGCTACCAGGTGATCACCCCCACCTGCTGGAACGCCTCGCCCCGGGATGCCAACGGCCGGCGGGGTCCCTTGGAGGAGGCCCTCATCGGCACGCCGGTGGCCGATCCCGAGCGGCCGGTGGAAGTGCTCCGGGTCGTCCACTCCTTTGACCCGTGCCTCGCCTGCGCCGTGCATGTGCTTAGGCCTGAGGCCGGCCGGAAGATCTTTCCCGTGGCCCATGGCTGA